AATTATGCTGACCCACTGGGATCTGCGCACGAAGATTCCAAAAAAGGGAGTGGAGCAGCGATCAGAAGCAGTCGGGTTCCTGTCTGAAAAACTTCACAAACTGGAAACATCAGAAAAAATGAAATATTTTATTGATGCTTTAAAAGGCAACACAGAAGATGAAATAATGCAGAAAACAATCGAGGAATGTGAAGAAGTTTATGAGCGGAACCATAAAATACCCAATGCTGAATTTAAAGAATATGTTATGCTGCAGTCGAAGTCGGAAGCAATATGGCAGGAAGCACGGGAAAAAGGTGACTTTGCATTATTTAAGCCGTACCTGGAAAAGTTAGCAGCATTTAACAAACGATTTGCAGAATACTGAGGTTACCAAGATAACATCTATGATGCACTTTTACATAATTATGAACCTGGTGTTACTGTTAAGACGCTTGATCATGTATTTCCTTCATTGAGAAAATCACTGACATCATTGCTTGAAAAAATTAACCAGAGCAATTCAAGGCCTGACATTGGTATTCTAACAGGGGAGTTTCCAAAAAAAGATCAGAAAGCATTCACCCTGGAAGTATTAAAACAAATGGGGTATGACTTTTCTTCGGGACGTCTGGATGAAACGATACATCCATTTGCAATTGCACTGAATATGGATGATGTTCGTGTAACTACACGATATGATGAAAAAGATTTTCGTATGGCTGTGTTTGGAACGATTCATGAAGGCGGGCATGCCTTATATGAACAAAATATCAGCAGGAAACTTGCAAATACGCCATTGGCAACCGGAACTTCAATGGGAATTCATGAGTCACAATCGTTATTTTGGGAGAACTTTGTTGGAAGAAGTAAAGCATTTTGGGATAAACATTATGAATTATTCAAGTCCTATGCACCAAAACGTTTTGATTCACTTCCACTGGATGCTTTTTATCGCGCGGTAAATGAAGTAAAACCATCATTGATTCGAATTGAAGCAGATGAATTAACTTATTCGCTTCATATCATGGTCCGTTATGAACTCGAGAAAGCGTTGATCAATGATGAAATAGAGGTAAAGGACTTACCTCACCTTTGGAACGAAAAAATGAACGACTATTTAGGAATAAAACCATCGAATGATAAAGATGGAGTGTTACAGGATATACACTGGGCAGGCGGAGACTTCGGTTATTTCCCATCTTACGCATTAGGCTATATGTATGCAGCACAATTTCATAATACTTTAACTAAAGAAATGGATTTGGAACAAGTAATCAGTAACAGTGACTTTATTCAAATCAGAGAATGGTTGACGGAAAAAATTCATCAATACGGGAAAATGAAAAAACCGCTTGATATACTGGAAGCAGTTACAAACGAAAAGTTGAATCCAGACCATCTTGTCAATTATTTAACAAAAAAATACAGCGATATTTATACGTTCTAAAAAAGAACAGAGGAGTGATTCTCTGTTCTTTTTTTGTCATCAATGCGTATTAATTTCAGCCAAATTATCCAAACTAAACTTAAAAAGGTGAGTACATGGCATATATATGTTCACTTGGTTTAGGTGTCCCGTCACATGAGTTGTCACAGCAGACAATCAAAGAATTAGTAAAGAATATTTTTACCTTCTCTGATAGACAACTAACCAGGTTATTACCTGTATTTGATAATGCTTTGATAGATAAGCGACAATTTGTTGTTGAACAAAATTGGTTTAAAGAAAGTCATTCGTTTCAGGAAAAAAATGACTTGTATCATTCACACGCTAAAGAATATTCATTGCAGGCAATCGATGAATGCCTGACAAACAAGCAGTTTCTGACACAAAATGTTCCGTATGAAGCGATTGATATGATTATTTTTGTTTCAAGCACAGGTATATCCACTCCCTCAATGGATACATATTTAATGAATGAACGGAACTTCAGGGAAGATATTACCCGAATGCCATTATGGGGACTTGGTTGTGCAGGTGGAGCCATTGGTTTATCTCGTGCATATGATTGGCTTAAGGCACACCCGGATAAAACTGTGCTGTTAGTTTGTTGCGAACTCTGCAGTCTTACGTTCCAAAAAGATGACATCCAAAAAAGTAATTTGATTGGAACGGCTCTTTTCGGGGACGGAATAAGTGCTGCATTGCTGGCAGGGGAGGAATCACAATACCTTTCCCATTGCAGGCAATCTATCCCCCGAATAACCCGAACAAGTTCTTCCACAAAGAAAAACAGTAATGCAATTATGGGTTGGAATGTCAGCAATAATGGGTTGGAAGTTATATTTTCAAAGAGTATTCCTTCGCTTGTACGGAGCTTTTGGGATCGGCATATCGAGGAGTTTATGAATCAAAACCGATTAACCACTGGTAATGTACATTCTTTCATTGCACATCCCGGAGGTAAGAAGGTACTGGAAGCAATGGAGGAAGTACTGAAAGTCCCCAGTGAAAAATTCAAACATTCATATGGTGTTTTAAAAAATCATGGGAACATGTCGTCATCAACAGTACTTTATGTTCTTTATGAATGGATGCGGGAAGACATGCCGGAACAGGAAGTAAGTATATTATCAGCGTTGGGCCCGGGGTTCAGCTCGGAATTACTGTTAATGGAGTGGGATAAAAGATGACAACCTGGATGTGGCTGTTTATTATTGCAGTTATCGCACAGAGGCTTGCTGAGTTATACATTGCCAAACGCAATGAAGTTTGGATGAAGAGCAAGGGTGGGATTGAGAAAGGTGAGAAGCATTATAAATTGTTTATTCTTCTCCATTGTTTATTTTTCACGTCGATGATTTTAGAGGCCACGTTGTATGATCACTCTTATGCAGGGCTAAATTATTTTTTGCTTTCTATCTTTGTTTTATCACAAATTGGAAGGATCTGGTGCATCCAGACGTTAGGAAAGTTCTGGAATACCAAAGTAATCGTATTACCAGGCGTGGCATTAATCAAAAAAGGACCATACAAATATGTAAAACATCCGAATTATATAATTGTTGCTGCTGAACTGTTTGTTATTCCATTTCTTATTGGTGCACCTATTACTGGAATGATTTTCCCGGTTCTTCATTTACTGTTGTTAAAAATACGAATTCCAAGCGAGGAAAAAGCTCTTACAAAAGCTACTCCATAATAAAACGAGGCCGTCCCTGGACAGCCTCGTTTTGATTATTTTTTATGAAAATGTTTAGCAATATACATAAATGGCGTATCAATTATTGCAACAATAAATTTAATTACATATGTCGTAAAGAAAATTTCGATCCATACAGAAGTAGGATATTCTCCGTAAAATGCTATTGTACAAAATACTGCTGTATCCAACAGTTGACTAATCATTGTACTGCCATTGTTACGCAGCCATAAAAATTTGTCTGATGGAAACATTTTACGTAATTTATCATAAATCCATACGTCAAAATACTGGCTGACAGCATAAGCCGCCAAACTTCCCAAAGCTACACGGGGTATAATCCCGAATAATGTTGCGAGTGATTCATGCGCAATATCATCTGCTCCCGGATTGAACACGAGTGCGATTTGCATCATGACAGTCATGGCGATTAGTGTGGAAAAACCTATCCAAACGGCTCTTTTGGCATCTGTTTTACCATATTTTTCGTTTAAAATATCTGTTGCAAGGTATGCTGTTCCGTAAATGATATTTCCCAATGTTGCGGTAAGACCAAATAGTTCAACCGTTTTAAGCACCTGAATATTTGCGATAACAGTAGCCATACCAATCCAAACGAACAGCCCCATTTTCCCAAACATCCGGTAGAAAGCCAGTAATAGTGCAAAATTTACCAATGCAAATAAAATCCAAATTACTTCATTTGGCATTTTGAAAATCCCTCCTTAGTTTTGATAACGCGGGAGTTTGCGAACCGCGTAAAGCAACAAAATTAATTATACGTATACGTATTACGAAAAGCAAGAAACTTTTACATCAAAAAAAGCGGTAATCCACTTGAGATTACCGCTTATATATATGATAGTAATTTTTGGTTATTTTTTAACAACGTTTGCAGCTTGCGGGCCACGCTCGCCTTCTACAATTTCAAAGTCAACTTCTTGTCCTTCTTCTAAAGACTTGAAGCCTTCTTCCTGGATTGCAGAATAATGTACGAATACATCATTTCCTTCTTCAACCTGAATAAAGCCATAACCTTTTTCTGCGTTGAACCATTTTACTACTCCGTTTTCCATGTTAAATAATCCTCCTAAAAACTTTCACGTAAAACGTGTTAATACAAAGCAGATAAATGAATATCAAAAAACAACTTCGTATAGAAGGGCAGGATCACTATCACATCCACTTCTATAGAAGTTGCCTGTCATTAATGATTCCATACATCTTCTTTGCTTGTGTCTAATATAGCTTATTTTAGGCTTCCAGTCAAGAAATTGTCTTTATAAATTTGTTATTTTTTACCGAATTCATAATACGCTTTAAAAAAACACACGATTTACCTGAAAGCGCTTTAAAAGTTGTCCAAAATTTATGTAAAATAATTGATAAATAAGTTAAACTGTAATTAGCTGAAAATAGGGGGTTATTTTTATATGAAGTCTGATATTGAAATCGCGCAACTTGCTGAATTAAAGCCAATCGGAGAAATTGCCGGAAAGCTGGATCTTACCGAGGGAGACTGGGAGCCATACGGTCATACGAAAGCAAAACTGTCAGATTCATTACTGAACAAGCTAAAAAATAAACCTGATGGGAAAGTAATATTGGTAACATCCATTAACCCGACACCTGCTGGAGAAGGCAAATCAACTGTTACTGTTGGACTTGGACAGGCACTTAATAAAATAAATAAAAACGCAATAATTGCTTTGCGTGAACCATCCTTGGGACCGGTTATGGGTATGAAGGGCGGAGCAGCAGGAGGAGGTTATTCCCAGGTGCTGCCGATGGAAGACATCAATTTACACTTCACCGGTGACTTGCATGCAATAACAAGTGCGAATAATGCATTATCAGCGATTATTGATAACCATATCCATCGTGGAAATGAATTAAATATCGATCCACGACGAATTGAATGGAAGCGTGTTATGGACATGAATGATCGTGTATTGCGTCAAATAGTTGTTGGTTTAGGTGGTCCTTTGCGCGGTGTTCCAAGGGAAGATGGGTTTAATATTACCGTTGCCTCAGAAATTATGGCTATTTTATGCCTGGCAACAAGTATAGATGATTTAAAAGAAAGACTGTCACGAATTGTTATTGGTTATACGTATGACGAAGAACCAGTCACTGTTAAAGACTTAAAAATCGAAGGAGCACTCACGCTTTTACTAAAAGACGCGATCAAACCCAATCTTGTGCAAACATTTGAAAATACTCCCGCAATCATACATGGAGGGCCATTTGCTAATATTGCACACGGATGCAACAGTATTATGGCGACGAAATCTGCTGCCAAACTGGGTGATTATGTAATTACCGAAGCTGGATTTGGAGCTGATTTAGGTGCTGAAAAGTTCCTCGATATCAAGTCCCGTGCCGGTAATATTGATACGGATGCAGTTGTAATTGTTGCCACTGTAAGAGCATTAAAAATGCATGGCGGAGTGGCAAAAGATAATTTAAAAACTGAAAATGTGGAAGCATTAAAAGCAGGAATGAAAAATCTGGAGAAACATATTGAAACAATTGAATATTTTGGTTTACCGTTTGTAGTCGCTATTAATAAATTTCCTGCAGATACAATTGCTGAAACAGATTTTATTACAGATTGGTGTAATGAGAGAAATATTG
The genomic region above belongs to Virgibacillus doumboii and contains:
- a CDS encoding cold-shock protein, with translation MENGVVKWFNAEKGYGFIQVEEGNDVFVHYSAIQEEGFKSLEEGQEVDFEIVEGERGPQAANVVKK
- a CDS encoding queuosine precursor transporter is translated as MPNEVIWILFALVNFALLLAFYRMFGKMGLFVWIGMATVIANIQVLKTVELFGLTATLGNIIYGTAYLATDILNEKYGKTDAKRAVWIGFSTLIAMTVMMQIALVFNPGADDIAHESLATLFGIIPRVALGSLAAYAVSQYFDVWIYDKLRKMFPSDKFLWLRNNGSTMISQLLDTAVFCTIAFYGEYPTSVWIEIFFTTYVIKFIVAIIDTPFMYIAKHFHKK
- a CDS encoding isoprenylcysteine carboxyl methyltransferase family protein; translated protein: MTTWMWLFIIAVIAQRLAELYIAKRNEVWMKSKGGIEKGEKHYKLFILLHCLFFTSMILEATLYDHSYAGLNYFLLSIFVLSQIGRIWCIQTLGKFWNTKVIVLPGVALIKKGPYKYVKHPNYIIVAAELFVIPFLIGAPITGMIFPVLHLLLLKIRIPSEEKALTKATP
- a CDS encoding type III polyketide synthase is translated as MAYICSLGLGVPSHELSQQTIKELVKNIFTFSDRQLTRLLPVFDNALIDKRQFVVEQNWFKESHSFQEKNDLYHSHAKEYSLQAIDECLTNKQFLTQNVPYEAIDMIIFVSSTGISTPSMDTYLMNERNFREDITRMPLWGLGCAGGAIGLSRAYDWLKAHPDKTVLLVCCELCSLTFQKDDIQKSNLIGTALFGDGISAALLAGEESQYLSHCRQSIPRITRTSSSTKKNSNAIMGWNVSNNGLEVIFSKSIPSLVRSFWDRHIEEFMNQNRLTTGNVHSFIAHPGGKKVLEAMEEVLKVPSEKFKHSYGVLKNHGNMSSSTVLYVLYEWMREDMPEQEVSILSALGPGFSSELLLMEWDKR
- a CDS encoding formate--tetrahydrofolate ligase, whose protein sequence is MKSDIEIAQLAELKPIGEIAGKLDLTEGDWEPYGHTKAKLSDSLLNKLKNKPDGKVILVTSINPTPAGEGKSTVTVGLGQALNKINKNAIIALREPSLGPVMGMKGGAAGGGYSQVLPMEDINLHFTGDLHAITSANNALSAIIDNHIHRGNELNIDPRRIEWKRVMDMNDRVLRQIVVGLGGPLRGVPREDGFNITVASEIMAILCLATSIDDLKERLSRIVIGYTYDEEPVTVKDLKIEGALTLLLKDAIKPNLVQTFENTPAIIHGGPFANIAHGCNSIMATKSAAKLGDYVITEAGFGADLGAEKFLDIKSRAGNIDTDAVVIVATVRALKMHGGVAKDNLKTENVEALKAGMKNLEKHIETIEYFGLPFVVAINKFPADTIAETDFITDWCNERNIDVALADIFAKGGDGGIELAEKVVEKADSTERDFKRIYDLEDSLETKIRKVAQTVYGADDIEMSTRAQKQLNFYEQQGWGKLPICMAKTQYSLSDDPSLLGRPTGFTVKIRELRPSIGAGFIVVLTGDMMTMPGLPKHPAALNMDVVDDGKIVGLF